From Archaeoglobus sulfaticallidus PM70-1:
TTCACAGAGTAAACCACAGCATCCCCACTCTTGAAAACCTCTCTGAAACACTTCAGCTCACTCACTCCATAGACCCTGTGTTCCTCATAACCGACAAAGATGTAGCTGACATTGTATTTTTTAGCCAACAATTTTGCCAGCGTGCAGTTGTTTGTCGTGTAGATTGTTCTGACATCCCTGATCCGTTCAACAAGCTCATCTGGATTATCTCTCCACTGAACCTCATGACATCCCCAAGCAATTACTGTTGGATTGCCGCTGAATGCAGCAACCCTCCCACTATAGCCATAGCAGTCAGAATACGCCTCTAAAACAACCCCTCGCTTATCTTTGAGAAACTGGATTGCTTCATAATCTCCTTCGCTGAAGTACTTTATGAACTGCTCCGAATCCAACGAGAAATCCGCTCTGTAGTATTTGATCGGAGTTGCTATTACTGGATAAACGAGCGATATCAGAAATACTGTCAGCACAAGATACCTTGCCATCCCTGAGCCTTTCAGGGATTTAGCAATTGCAATGGCTGAAGGAAACAGAAGCAACACCCATGCAGCCAGGTAAAACTTGAAGAAGGTGTTCATCCTCGACTCTACTGCCACGAACTCACACGCCAGTACGATCAGGGTTGCTGAGAATATCAGCATGGATAGATAATCACCTCTCAGAAACTTTCTTGCAGATAGGATCGTTAGTGGAAAGATCACTGGAAAGATCGGTATGAATGGATATGCCAGAATACCTGCAAGCACTGAAAGCATTGCTAGCCTCTTGGATTTAACAATCTCATCGTACAGATAGATGTAGCTCAAAATGAATATTATGCCAAAATACAAGAAAAATTGAGTTAGAGATGTTCGTTCACCAGTCAGAAACGGCTTTGCAGATGGCGTCTCCATCGTGCTGTACAGTGTAAGGATCGAAATGGCGGATAACGCCAGAACAATAGCTCCTTTTTTGATTTCCGCAACATCTCTGGTGCTGTAAAATCTGTACAGTGCTGTGAGGAAAGTTATAAAAAGGAATATAGGAGCATCCCATGAATTTACAGCAAAAAGGATGAAATTTAATGGGATAAGATATACCCAGTTCTTCCCTTTTTTGAAGTAATCGTAAAGGATGATTATTGCAAGCACCTTTACCGGCAGTGCAACGAAATGAGCGTGAAAGTCTGCGTGGATGAAACTGAAGTAGGGAAACTCGTTTATGGTTTTACCATAGGTACTATCGTCAATTATTCTGGTCGCATTCCAGTAAAACAGGTAACCGGGCTTGGTTCCACGGATAATATCCTTTAAGAATTCATAAAATGCATAAAAATTCCCGGAAAACACGGCGAATATGAGGGCAATCACAGAATATATCCTCGATCTGCCACCATTACAGTCACAGATCCTCCTTATCAGGTAGTAGGAGAGCATGGCAAAATATGCTGGAACCACGGCTATCGCGACATTGAACCCCTTGCTAAGGCTGAGAAGCGATGAGAGCGTTACTGCTGCTCCAAAGACATATCCGAAGTAGTAGTAGAAGTTGATAACTCCTCCAGCGAAAAACGGATCTGGCGGATGGAACATATCTGCCCTCAGTACGGAGTTCAAAAAGGCGTAATCCATGATTTTCTCAGCACCGTACGCCTGTGGAATCAAAAATCGCAGAAACAGGAAGTACAGAAAAACTGCGAGAAAGACTGCTTCATACCTGAACTCGAAATTGAAACCGTCTCTGTATGCTCTGTATATTCCCGAAATCAAAAAAATCGCAAATAAGAAGTAAAAAACATACCTGAAAGGAAAGAAAAACGAGAAAAAGAAAATAATCAGGCATAGAAGGAGAAAGGACATTAACTTCGCCACCGGATAGTCCATTTTGAGGTTCTGTGAGATCAGAATCGAAGCCGTCAGGAAAAATACTATTCCCGCTTCCATTATCTCAGCTCTCTGAGCTTTATGTTCAGGGAGCTTAGAGCTATAATTCCGAGCACCACGGTTATTATGTTCTTTATTGCATGATCTATGAGCGAGACAGCAAATGCTATGCTGGAGCTTACGGAGTGACTCAAGATTCCGGTCATAACGGCCTCATATGTTCCTATCCCTCCTGGTGTTATCGGCAGAACCTTGGTGATGTTGCCGATGGATACTGCAAGAACTGTGAGCAGGAAGAGGTCTCCGCTCGAGAATGATCTGAGTATAATATAGCAAACAATGATGTCGATCATCCACAAAAATAAGGATACCAGCAAAATTACCGGAGCCTTTTTTGTTCTCATAACCCTGTTCGCATCTCTGACTATATCACCGATTATGTTCTGGATTCTCGAGGCAAAATATAACGCAATAACTATGACCACTAGAAGTGCTGTTGCATACAGCGGAGTTTTCGCAAGTTCAATCGCACTCAGCAACAAAATGGATGTAAAGGATAATATAATAACTGATATCAGATCAAAAACCCTCTCCACAGCTAACGCACTGAAGGATGTAGAATAAGGAACATCCTGCAGTTTGAACACATACGCCCTTCCGAGATCACCTATTCTGACGGGCGTGATCACATTGAGGGTCTGACTTATCGCGATGCTTTCTGTGGAGAAAATTAGCGGGGCATCATATCCGAGAATGGACATTATGTAGCTGTACCTCCATCCGCGAACGATAAATGATCCAGCATAGATTGATGAGGCCAAGATAATCGCCTTAATATCAGCCTTGCCAATAGTGTTCGCAACCGACCCAAAACCAATGTACCCGGCGATCGCGAATAGAATGAGAAGTGCAATGGATATCGAAACCGCGAGGAACTTTCTCTCTCCCCTTCTCTCCTTAAGACTGTCAAAGAACATCCTGAGGATCTGGGAGAACATGTAAGCGATATCCCGTCCAATTCTGACCTTACTCCTCTCCCCCTGTCTCCACCTGACGGGGAACTCCTTAACCCTGTAACCCATTCTCTGGGCGAGGATCATAAGCTCTGTATCCCAGAACCAGTGGTTGTCCTTAACATGTTCAACAACCTTGAAGAAAGCTTTCCTCCTGAATGCTTTAAATCCACACTGATGATCCTTCAGTTTTGATCTTAACAGCAACCTTACAAGGAAGTTGTAGCCTTTAGAGGCGAAGTCCCGCTTGAATGGTCTCTCTGTCTCGCTATCCTTGAGCAGTCTGCTTCCTGTTACGAAGTCGTAGTTCTGGGTTAGATCTATGAGTTCTTTGAGGTGGGAGATGTCTGTGGAGAGGTCTACATCCAGATAAACAAGCACATCTCCGCTTGATTGTCTGAACGCATTCAGGAGGGCTTTTCCCCTGCCCAGCCTCTCATCCGAATGCACATGAAATACATTATCATACCTTTCGGCAAGATTCCTTGCTATAACATCAGTACCGTCTGTGGAACCATCTTCGGCTATTATTATCTCGTAATCTTCCTCGCTGAAGTATTTGCTCATTTCCTTTCTGACTTCCTCAACTGCTATCTCCAGCTTGTCAGCTTCGTTGTATGCTGGGAGGACTATGGTGATTCTTGCCATGTTCACCCCCTGCTTTGAGGTTCTGTTATTTAATTCTTCTTCCTTTCTCTCCCTTTCAGAATCTCCGGAAATTTGAGGAGAGTGTAAATTCCAGGAATATCACCAAAGATGTTTGTTGTTCTGACAAGAAGTGAGTAAAGCAATGCTGTAGATGCATCCACTCCAAGAAGATAGAACGCTGTGACAGCCCCTCCTTCCATGAGACCGAGCCCGGCAGGAGTTATGGGCAGAAACATGAGCGAGCTTATTAACGGCTGGATGAGGAGGTAAACATAAAAATTGAGATCTAATGCAAGAGATTTTCCGACAAAGTACCACTGAAGAGATGTTATAACCCATCCGAGTAATCCAGTAACCAGAATAAACCAGAACATGTCTTTAGTTTTAGCAGAATGTTCGGAATATCTAAGCAAAAAATTCGCCATGAATCTCAACCTCTTTGGCAATCTGATTCTGCTCGGACCCCTGTTGTACCAAGAAGCTAAAAGCAAAATGACAGATATTACAAAAATGAACAAGAGTGAGATCGCGGAGACGGCAACCAGCTCCTTGAATTTCTCAGTATGATGGAATATTAGGAGCAGAGCAAGAATACTTCCAAAAATTTTTATCAGAAACTCTACTGCCTGAGGTACTAAAATTCCAGCCATTCCCACATTCAGATTGCATCCACCGAGTTTTTTGATGAAAAAGGGTGTCGAGAGGTAACCACTCCTTCCCGGGGTGAATTCCGATAGAAGCATACCTCCAAAGTGAGACTGAAGTGCCTTTGAATAGTCTATAGAGCAGCCCATTCCATTCACAAGAACTTTTAGCCTGAAAGACAGCAGAAGGTTGAGGGTCATGTAGCACAGGGATGCAAATACTATTCCTGCTACATCAACCTTTTTTATACTCGTAAGGCTGAAGTTGACTCTGGAGTAGATCACGTATAGGATTATAAGCCCAATCAGGAGCTGAACTAGTCTTTTTGTTAGGTTTCTGATCATATTCATCTTCCGTTCATTTCAGGAACATTCTGACTATGCTGGATATCATGTAAAACATGTCCCTGAACCTGACCTTACTCCTCTCCCCCTGTCTCCACCTGACGGGGAACTCCTTAACCCTGTAACCCATTCTCTGGGCGAGGATCATAAGCTCTGTATCCCAGAACCAGTGGTTGTCCTTAACATGTTCAACAACCTTGAAGAAAGCTTTCCTCCTGAATGCTTTAAATCCACACTGATGATCCTTCAGTTTTGATCTTAACAGCAACCTTACAAGGAAGTTGTAGCCTTTAGAGGCGAAGTCCCGCTTGAATGGTCTCTCTGTCTCGCTATCCTTGAGCAGTCTGCTTCCTGTTACGAAGTCGTAGTTCTGGGTTAGATCTATGAGTTCTTTGAGGTGGGAGATGTCTG
This genomic window contains:
- a CDS encoding lysylphosphatidylglycerol synthase transmembrane domain-containing protein, with the protein product MNMIRNLTKRLVQLLIGLIILYVIYSRVNFSLTSIKKVDVAGIVFASLCYMTLNLLLSFRLKVLVNGMGCSIDYSKALQSHFGGMLLSEFTPGRSGYLSTPFFIKKLGGCNLNVGMAGILVPQAVEFLIKIFGSILALLLIFHHTEKFKELVAVSAISLLFIFVISVILLLASWYNRGPSRIRLPKRLRFMANFLLRYSEHSAKTKDMFWFILVTGLLGWVITSLQWYFVGKSLALDLNFYVYLLIQPLISSLMFLPITPAGLGLMEGGAVTAFYLLGVDASTALLYSLLVRTTNIFGDIPGIYTLLKFPEILKGRERKKN
- a CDS encoding DUF2298 domain-containing protein; amino-acid sequence: MEAGIVFFLTASILISQNLKMDYPVAKLMSFLLLCLIIFFFSFFFPFRYVFYFLFAIFLISGIYRAYRDGFNFEFRYEAVFLAVFLYFLFLRFLIPQAYGAEKIMDYAFLNSVLRADMFHPPDPFFAGGVINFYYYFGYVFGAAVTLSSLLSLSKGFNVAIAVVPAYFAMLSYYLIRRICDCNGGRSRIYSVIALIFAVFSGNFYAFYEFLKDIIRGTKPGYLFYWNATRIIDDSTYGKTINEFPYFSFIHADFHAHFVALPVKVLAIIILYDYFKKGKNWVYLIPLNFILFAVNSWDAPIFLFITFLTALYRFYSTRDVAEIKKGAIVLALSAISILTLYSTMETPSAKPFLTGERTSLTQFFLYFGIIFILSYIYLYDEIVKSKRLAMLSVLAGILAYPFIPIFPVIFPLTILSARKFLRGDYLSMLIFSATLIVLACEFVAVESRMNTFFKFYLAAWVLLLFPSAIAIAKSLKGSGMARYLVLTVFLISLVYPVIATPIKYYRADFSLDSEQFIKYFSEGDYEAIQFLKDKRGVVLEAYSDCYGYSGRVAAFSGNPTVIAWGCHEVQWRDNPDELVERIRDVRTIYTTNNCTLAKLLAKKYNVSYIFVGYEEHRVYGVSELKCFREVFKSGDAVVYSVNNEN
- a CDS encoding flippase-like domain-containing protein is translated as MARITIVLPAYNEADKLEIAVEEVRKEMSKYFSEEDYEIIIAEDGSTDGTDVIARNLAERYDNVFHVHSDERLGRGKALLNAFRQSSGDVLVYLDVDLSTDISHLKELIDLTQNYDFVTGSRLLKDSETERPFKRDFASKGYNFLVRLLLRSKLKDHQCGFKAFRRKAFFKVVEHVKDNHWFWDTELMILAQRMGYRVKEFPVRWRQGERSKVRIGRDIAYMFSQILRMFFDSLKERRGERKFLAVSISIALLILFAIAGYIGFGSVANTIGKADIKAIILASSIYAGSFIVRGWRYSYIMSILGYDAPLIFSTESIAISQTLNVITPVRIGDLGRAYVFKLQDVPYSTSFSALAVERVFDLISVIILSFTSILLLSAIELAKTPLYATALLVVIVIALYFASRIQNIIGDIVRDANRVMRTKKAPVILLVSLFLWMIDIIVCYIILRSFSSGDLFLLTVLAVSIGNITKVLPITPGGIGTYEAVMTGILSHSVSSSIAFAVSLIDHAIKNIITVVLGIIALSSLNIKLRELR
- a CDS encoding dolichyl-phosphate beta-glucosyltransferase; translation: MKNGSMARITIVLPAYNEADKLEIAVEEVRKEMSKYFSEEDYEIIIAEDGSTDGTDVIARNLAERYDNVFHVHSDERLGKGRAILNAFRQSKGDVLVFMDVDLSTDISHLKELIDLTQNYDFVTGSRLLKDSETERPFKRDFASKGYNFLVRLLLRSKLKDHQCGFKAFRRKAFFKVVEHVKDNHWFWDTELMILAQRMGYRVKEFPVRWRQGERSKVRFRDMFYMISSIVRMFLK